DNA from Salvelinus alpinus chromosome 17, SLU_Salpinus.1, whole genome shotgun sequence:
TTTCCGACTTGGAAACTCATTGTAGAAAAATGAGCTCAGTTTACCCACTTGGAAAATATCAGAATCAACCAATAGGAAGCTCTACGCAAAAAAAAAACGTATGTACATTTTAACTAAAGAGGATCCGAGTTTCCGAGTTGTCTTAAAAACTATTTCTAAACACTTCATGTCTTGACATTTTAACTTCAACTGAAATGTTCATATTTTTCTCAAATGGATTGGATTCCCCTCAGGTCTTCAGTCATGATGAAGCGCTGTGTAAAATATTATCCACACCACCTGGAAAGAGAGAGGGTTAGCCATGGATAAAGGACATTTTCACATACAGTATCAGAAACTGATAGACAAAAGTCTCGCAATCTGCATCTATTTTCAGTTCTTGTGAAAACAGTGTTTGTTCAATTCTCAGAACCATATCAGGGTACTGAATCCATGCAAAAACGCTCAAAGAATGTATCTTGTTGTGCAGGTTCTTTTTACATCACATCAATATCCAATTTAACTCTTAATAGATCACGTATCAGGCTTTTACTTCAATCAGATGGAGGCGGCatgtagcctactggttagagcgttggactagtaaccgaaaggttgcaagatcaaatccctgagttgAAAAGTtaagaatctgtcgttctgcacctgaacaaggcagttaacacactgtttctaggccatcatagaaaataagaatttgttcttaactgacgtgcctagttaaataaaaggtaaaaaaataaaataaaaaaatatatgtgttagtgctactgctaaccaggaacaaaatacaaaatcataggaGTCACAACTATCGTTAAATGCAGACAACCTAGCGAACGTTTCATTAATCTCGAGGAAGAAGTCACTGAGGAGGGGTGAAGCTAATGGCTACTCAAAGATCAGTGGGTTTGACTGATTAGTATTTGCGTTAATCTTGACTGTAACAAAGGCCACGACAACTTCCGGGCCCTATCTTCACAATgtcaatgtagctagctaaaatacaaaatcataggaGTCACAACTATCATTGGCACTTGAGACAATCAGATCCCTCAGCCATGTCCCCAGCCTAAACAATCTCTCCATGAccagggttggtgaccactgaccACAACATAAATACTGCCTGGACCATTACTTCCAAAGGTTCAACAAATGATTGTGTGCGTACCAGGAATAATGCAAAGGATGTCATGAAGCCTTCTTTGGTGAGTTCCCACGTTCCTCCATATTCCTCCTCGTCCACCTGCTGAAAGCTGCTGAAGTACACATACAGGACCCCTGCGTTGATGACACAGAATCTGGAGGACCAGAGGGTAGTGTTAGACAGAGATGGAGCCATCGTTGTTATTGAAGTTAAGGCACAGTTGTTATAGTTGTTTGGGAAAAAACAGGAAGGGAACAAGGGAGAGGGAAGCTATACACAAAGATGTTACTGTTGTAAAAGAAATGATTAACACTGCAAGAGGTAGTTGTTTTAAGGGGATGTATCGTAGAGAAAGATGCATTGAACCAGTGTACTCTCCTGGCCCTGCAGGCCCACAATGAGTGCAAAAGGAGAGTAGGCATTATGATACTTACATGGCTATTCCTAGGAAGCCTTTTAGTGGTGCAACACCCCATATCACTCCAAGGATGAGAGCGATAATCTGTCGAATCCAGTAGATCACATCTAAAAACTCATCCTGGAGAGTATGCAGAAGAAAAGGATAAACGTAAGTGAGTTGTTTCAAAAGAGGAGCAAGTAATGTCATAGTCACATTGATAAAGTATTCTATATTCATCCACTGGCAAGTTTCCCCTAAAGACAGTATCCAGAAATCTCCACAAATTCATGTACGAGCGTAGTGTAAACAGTGGTACGTTTGAGAGCTGCTGTGCTATATACCGACAACCTAGCGAACGTTTGATTACTCTCGAGGAAGAAGTCACTGAGGAGGGGTGAAGCTAACGGCTACTCAAAGACTGATTAGTATTTGCGTTAATCTTGACTGTAACAAAGGCCACGACAACTTCCGGGCCCTATCTTCACAATgtcaatgtagctagctaaaatacaaaatcataggaGTCACAACTATCGTTGGCACTTGAGACAGGGCAATCAGATCCCTCAACCATGTCCCCAgcctaaatagctaacgttagcctaccCCGACGTTACCCGATCCTGACTCCTGGTGACAGCCAGCTAGCTCCGTTAGCATGCTGGTTAAAGTTAGCTGTCTGGCTAATCAAGTGAGGAGGGCCCAATATGAAAACGCTAAATATCCAGCTTTGTCCAAAATATACATGAAAAACAACCATATCGATATAATCAGATGAGCTAAACCAACCTTCTCTTCCCATACAGCGGTACTATTTAAGACTTTGCTCCATGTGGACTGCTTTACACCCCCATTGGCGAGATGAACTTCTTCTTTTCTCTTTGAACCGTTCGTCATTCTCTGCTGTTACCCCTTTGCTCTGCAGACGTTAAATGAAGCTCCGCGTGCAACACACCTTACAATAATGTTATTATTATACGGTTCCCGTCGTCTATTTCAATCGATTATTATTGTCAAATGTTTACAAAGGGCTAAAGGAACCACCGCACTGCTGACACTACAGACTTCATGCGCAGGAAGGACTTGACCCGAAATTAGCCTGTCGGTAAGAGCCAATAAGAAAATGCTACGTTCACCCAACGGACAAGTTTCACACAAAAATAAAAGACAGCGCACTCTGGAGGTGGAGTCATGCTATTGCCTCTTTCTTTTTGTCTTTCTGGTTTTGTTGTACGGCTGCTCTGGCCTTTCAAATGATAGAGCTGTGTTCTAATCATAGATGCAGAGCAGTATTTTCAGTGTCTTTGAGTATGGCTGATGTAGATTATGGGATGGAGGGTGTCCTTTCTTCAATGTGGAAGTCTTTGGAATAGATACTCAAGCTTAAATGCAACTCACAATGTATCACTATTGTAGCAATTGATGGGTAAAAATGATTGAAGTAGTCTCTCTAGACATCCAGGTTGTCTCCCACAATTTTCAAAAGTTCTGGCTTGCCTAGGGTCGGGTTTACAAGACTATGGCTGAAGTTAATTCCACTGACTCtgtggcagtggtgtaaagtacttaagtaaaaatactttaaagtactaaaggagttttttggggtatatgtaatttacttaactatttatatttttgactacttttacttcacaacatttcttaagaaaatattgtactttttactccatacattttccttgacacccaaaagtactcgttacattttgaatgcttagcaggacaggaaaattgtcaaattcacgcacttatcaaccgaacatccctggtaatccctactgcctctgatctggtagactcactaaacagagaacatccctggtcatccctactgcctctgatctggcggactgactaaacacacatgcttcgtttgtaaattatgtctgaatgttggagtgtgcccgtgGCTTTCcggaaataaaaaaaaacaagaaaatggtaccATCtggtttgaaatgatttatactatTATTTTGATACTTAAGTCTATTTTAAACGAAATACTTTTAtacatttactcaagtagaattttactgggtgacttttacttttattttagtcattttctattaaggtatcttaacttttactcaagtatgacagttgggtactttttccaccactgctctgTGGTTACAGGGCAAAGACATATTTGCCATAAAGGTCCAGGCCTCACATACCTTAGACAGGTCTGCATCCAACCCCCAAGGCAAACTGCTACATAGACAGCAGACatcccactacaaccaccactgatGTAGTGGGGCACAATCAACCGTTAGAGGGAAACTAGTGTGACCAATTTGGTATCAAACTTGGGTTGTTTGAAGGACTTGAGCCTGTGTTAGCCCATTGAGCTTAACCCTAGATATTAAGCTTGGTCAGAGGAGCTACCATTAGTAAACTCTTGTCCTCCATCTCTTTGCATGAACCCCAGCAGCCGACCTAGTATGTAACCTGTGCGGTATGTGTAACTACAGACTCAGACTGTGTTAGTCCACCATCAGGCTCTGGGAGCAGACTCGAGTCCTGCAGGTCTAAGGCAACGTGTTACTCCACTACACCACCTGCACAACGCTACACAGCACTATACCACCTGTGAACCAACTGCACAACACTACACAGCACTATACCACCTGTGAACCAACTGCACAACACTACACAGCACTATACCACCTGTGCATAAAGGTCAAGACCAGGAAGAAGGCAGAGTACAAATGTCATAGTCTCTAAAGTTGAGTGTAAGCCTTGAAGGCTTCGTTACAAGAACAACATGGATGAACGTTCTCAATCAATTCACTAGGGAATCTGAGATTGTGTGCTTTTCCTTTGCAGAATCTTGATAAAGTAAAGTAGTGCTTAAATACATCCCTATAAAAACGATCAGCCATTAACGGTAGGCCTGTTCCAGCATTTGATCATCTGGACCTTACTGTGCTACAGATTTTGTAGCCCATCCACCACATTGAAAGTGATGTGTGCATGACTTCACATGCATGTCTGATGTGTCTGATAACCATGAGGCTGTGGTGGCAGGATCAGAGCTGTTTCGCATTCACACCCCATGAGACATAAGAACAGAAAAGTAACCTAGGCTAAAAACCTAGGGTATGAAAACACATTAGGCCTAACTCAGTACAgcggtggaggctgctgaggggaggacggctcataataatggctggaacagtgcaaatggaatggcatcaaaccacgtgtttgatgtatttgataccattccaccaaatccgctccagccattaccaggagccagtcctccccaatgaaggtgccaccaacctcctgtggcatAGAGGTATAGACTAGCCTATACCAACTGAAAGGAAAGCCTTTAACATGAGTAATTTAGACTACCATATTGAAGGGTGAAGTTCACTTTTCTTTATTAtgaaacccctctctctctaaattcAAGACGATCTGAGGTCTTAAGAGGTCGGTAATGACGTTCTGTACCACGTGCCTGTCTCTATGCTGACTACGTGCGTCGTATTTCCCTCTCCACACGCCTCCAGAAGCTGTGAGAGCCATTCGAAATAAACAAGAACGACGGGGGCCATTGTGTCACTAGCCCAAGTGGCCAGTATCACGTTTATCACCATTCGAGGAAGAGAGAGGTACCACCCTACCTAAGTTGGCATCAACAAAGCCCCAAATctcacattatttatttattttgttacaTATGCTTACGTTTATTTTTGACTTTCTCCACAATCTGAACTCCACCTCTATCAAATAAGGTAAGGTTTCTGTGAATTTATTCTTAAAAACGAGTTTTTACCTTTTCAAAGTTGTGCGAGCGTTACCTTTATGgtgctaatgttagccagctgcATGTCGCTCGCATAAAATGGCGACAGCAAGGGGCGAGTAGTTTTTGGAGGCTTGTCTCTTCCCCTGTTCTGAATTGGTTACAATATTACAAATATGTATGTAGCCAGCCTATTAACTTATCGCTCACTTCGCAATTGAGCGGAAGAACAACACGCGCCAGTTTTGTTACAATGTATCAATTAATTTTCCTGACTGTCTCATTGACGAGATGTAATTTACAGGCTTTCCTCTTAAAATCACTCTCCCAATTTTAATTAATCACAGTTTTATCAGTTAACTAATGTAGTTAGTTATCATAACAACTTGCTTTACGTTGACGCACTCTAGGCGTTATGGGTTATGTAGAATGATTTTATTGTAATCAGTCCATCATATTGCATCCTCGTGCACGATTTTGAGGAAGATGGGCTATGAAAGTTTAACTTTAAGATATCTAGATGTCATAAAATCGTTTGACCATGCCAGTTTAGTACGCTGTTATGCAATTTGTAATCTACAATTATTGGAGTATAAGACTAATAAATATACTATGTTTTTCCCATTCTAGATATGACAGACATTGTCTGCTTagtaatcaaatgtatttggatGATAAATGTTTTCAGAATATAGTTTTCACTATTCTGTCTCTTCATATTTACATTCATATCTCGACTAATGTACTGTGTATGCCTGATAGCCTAGGCTATATGAATGTATGCACGCAGCAGCAGTAGCTGTTTAGGTTACTCCCACCACATGTCAACATTGCCATGCTCTCTGTGCATGATAGATATTAGTTCAAAGCTGTTCCCAAAGGGCAAATTTGTATCTGATGTCCACATGATAAAACAGCCATAGAGCCCCAACTCTAATCCAGCTATCTATTAATCAACCATGTCACAGTTTTCACCCCTGACATACCATTGTTGGGGAGAAAAAGGTAGACTAGTCATTTATGATATGAAGAGGGGTTCAGTGTTTCAGATGAGATTCATTAAATAATTTATTAATGGGTTGTTGGTGCATTTAGTCAGTAACTGTGTTTTGTGTTGAATTGATTGCCTGAGGTCATGGTGGTGTGCCTATCTCCCTGatcgcgcacgcgcacacacaccctccctttctctctttgtgGCACAGTCTGCCAGGCCTGGTGTTGGCACAAATTCTTGATTGTATATGGACAGTAATTCAATATAGCATAGGCTGCATTAGAATGATTCTAATATCTGACTCTGTTACCATCAGATTTGAAAAGTGTCCCCAATGGCTCCATTGGCATTGTTGTTGTGAGATGTAGGCCACACAGAATAATTTAGCTGCTGCATGCACGTGGTAGTTTAAACTATCCCTTATTTGTttataaataaaaacatacaacTATTTGCCTGTATTTCATCAACATGTCTGGCAAGGGTAGCAGTTAAACATTTTCTTGCCCGtcctcatttttcaaaataaacttGGACTATTTTCTGTGTTGGCCTGCGTTCGTTTACCAACTGTTCAACTTTTATTCTCCACAAAACCCCACTAAGGCTGTCTGCTGTAAGACCCCTTTTTCTATAGGAGGAGAGGATTGGAagcgagaggaggaagagagcgtgtgtgcctgtgtccagAGCCAGCAGGTTTAGGTCAACAGTAACCGGCAGAGCACTGCCTGGCTAACAGCCTGTGATGTCAGCCATTTTAGGTTGGCCAGCACAGAGCATGGTGGTGCTCCGCCATTTTTCTCTCCCTACCCTCTTAACAATCCAGCTTTA
Protein-coding regions in this window:
- the rab5if gene encoding GEL complex subunit OPTI, producing MTNGSKRKEEVHLANGGVKQSTWSKVLNSTAVWEEKDEFLDVIYWIRQIIALILGVIWGVAPLKGFLGIAIFCVINAGVLYVYFSSFQQVDEEEYGGTWELTKEGFMTSFALFLVVWIIFYTALHHD